A genomic window from Variovorax paradoxus includes:
- a CDS encoding GH36-type glycosyl hydrolase domain-containing protein: protein MSAAAVVDRLQGLSPYARALLLGPHDPVAAPIRAELFGIQRFEQHGHSLARAQAVEEDRRLAREGAPFFPRVDENLASLRNAFDYIALISLSGRYVSPAAEWLLDNFHLVEAQLQQIHDGVPRSYYARLPKLAAPPLAGLPRVYGIAWAYVAHTDSVLNKTLFTAFLNAYQDIDELTLGELWALPTTLRVVLLENLRRVAESIAENKVAREIAHAAWDAAPHLSVQDLDVLYRALQSHGLQDNYLTQLWQRLPVEHGEDMPALVRWTEQHCPNGPALIGEAQNAQAAANLTVGNIITTLRMIGQVEWSDLIEPVSRSLRVLRELPSFANESELTRQQITHAMEQVARSSEQPERAVAQAVVQLAASAPADDAGAETDRADGTAGYYLFGQGRRALIAALQSNGHAGRTGRVPDTRQARSHRGWRLPVYVGSVALGTALLLFAVVHSLPHREDWTTVLALVFLAWPLSEALLALAQRIMAESVRVQGLPRLDFANGIPERHRALVVMPTLLGSNANNAQLAHRLELHWLANRETHAQFALLTDWADAPLASLPEDGPLLDDALQRIAALNTKYPVAPGEAPRFLLLHRPRSWSDTEQRWMGWERKRGKLEMLVRLLAAGDASGFLPLAPGLRLTAGRTPYVLTLDSDTGLPPGALRDLVSIAAHPLNAPEIDVQRQRVVAGFGILQPRIVTPFPQRHERSFFHWVFAGQCGLDPYGSGASDIYQDVFGSGSFTGKGLLNVRALHATLDRRLPDGAVLSHDLLEGTVARCAMVSDVVLVEDHPHHAGVAASRVHRWVRGDWQLLPLMWRARRFGIDALGLWKMSDNLRRSLVVPASFALLVLVIFTQAMPLGWALAAVASALTLGPLLGALAGLVPTRRAIELRHFFDVGAVELLRAMAGAAWQFVQLAAQTRLLLDAWFRATWRLVVSRRHLLEWTTAAQAQAQSSGRLAPFLRNAAASSVVCVALAVAALWSAYPVIGALLFVLWTLAPVAAWWGSRTEAKAPDPLNADQRTYLEKLAHDTWRFFEHVVGPDDNHLPPDNLQLEPQPTVAHRTSPTNIGMYLLATCCAREFGWIDTPALLARIAATLDSVDRMQKHNGHLFNWYDTQTLKPLPPDYVSSVDSGNFAGHLVAVAQACRTFASEGCQPHEAPALEALAVRCDALHAGMDFSGLYDPKRHLFHIGLRVEENVLDASYYDLLASESRLLSFLAIAKGDVPRRHWMALGRPFLLVGFQPSLKSWSGSMFEYVMPALVMTEPTDGLLQVANAAAIAEQQAFGRAQNLPWGVSESAYFAQDHSLAYQYSPFGVPRLALRRTPPTDRVVAPYASAMAAPFAPGAAVINLELLESLGARGEFGFHDAVDFTVSRQPEGQDFTVVRNFMAHHQGMSLVALCNLLCADAPRRWFGSAALVQAHESLLHERTPRQIIGSADPRTPPEPSQAELAPLFQPRLVDPMAPGFQPTHLLSNGRYTVALRANGAGVSRWHSFNVTRWRDDPLRDSYGTFFFVRDEGTQELTSLTALPAPGDGWRYRTRFLADHVQFDATGPGLQVRTTVLISPEDDTELRNITLHNSGEEPRTLELVSYFEPVLSNPKADEAHPAFANLFVESRWEPAWRALLMSRKPRLHGDAVMAAAHFLASADAHVLSVDCMTDRRAFIGRNRTLANPALDAQPLTPNGKQVNGLDPIACLRVRLSIAPGTTARLSFATAADKNIDALMPGIDRYMQPMHVERATRMAATLAQVRLRDLSIAPAQNLALQDLTTILTYTTPRVMRDRGLIDLRQIWRFGISGDKPIVLVHIHSMIGMGLINTLLRAQPWWGFGGVACDLVVLNSEPNSYLMPLQREIESLRARVAQQTQNSFPRNDTAGFYLLRDQDVVPSEKAAFSSLARAVFTADGRPLEVQVAALHEARNDTAASTVAAAALPSVPLLPRPAPTPSANAPTGDFDAGTGEFCFEVGAGRRTPRPWINVIANAGFGFQVSEWGTGFTWAGNSRMHQVTPWSNDPVQDPAFEHYLLQDLASREMLPLTPAGGNSGSARHRVRHGQGYTVFEHKANGLALETTFFADRDEAVKLVHVRVRNSGTGTRRLRALAMAEWQLGDARGTRRTVHCWKPEDQPTVFGQQRESGAGFGGSTAFMLLAGLQGATQWTCDRNEFFGDRGMVEVPDTLARRAGSGLDACAAIGGEFVVAAGDTASFTFVLGHANSADAALELSRRWRQRDVPEALVQVRGFWDELLGRLQVRTPDPLFDALVNRWLIYQTLACRLWSKAGFYQAGGAFGFRDQLQDAMAFALTDPARLREQILVNAARQFPEGDVQHWWHMPGGAGVRTHFSDDLLWLPYASAHYVEVTGDASLLDEMAGFIEGPAIPDGAEDAYYAPQRSGQMASVFEHSARAIDRSLKTGVHGLPLMGTGDWNDGMNRVGNEGRGESVWLAWFLCSVVAQFAPLAQARGEHERVARWTAARTGWIAALHDAGWDGAWFRRAFFDNGAPLGSSSNDECRIDLIAQAWSVLSGASDAAHTGPAMESVKKLLHDEPAGLLRLLTPPFARSGNNPGYIQAYPPGVRENGGQYSHGAVWALMAQALQGDHEAAWRSFEGLSPAHRAQHPERGPAYELEPYVMAGDVYGAAPYVGRGGWSWYTGSAAWLHRAAVETLLGLSVKGRQLSLTPRVPAHWPGFEIALRLGARKLTLQWGDVQGAAASTHQLAVGEWIDWQALPADAVLRVG, encoded by the coding sequence TTGAGCGCCGCAGCCGTCGTCGATCGTCTCCAGGGACTCAGTCCGTACGCCCGGGCGCTGCTGCTCGGCCCGCATGATCCGGTAGCCGCACCGATCCGCGCCGAACTCTTCGGCATCCAGCGCTTCGAGCAGCACGGCCACAGCCTCGCCCGCGCCCAGGCGGTGGAAGAAGACCGCCGCCTCGCGCGCGAGGGGGCGCCCTTCTTTCCGCGCGTGGACGAAAACCTCGCGTCGCTGCGCAACGCCTTCGACTACATCGCGCTGATCTCGCTCAGCGGTCGCTATGTGTCGCCTGCGGCCGAGTGGCTGCTCGACAACTTCCACCTGGTCGAGGCGCAGCTCCAGCAGATTCACGACGGCGTGCCGCGCAGCTACTACGCGCGCCTGCCCAAGCTCGCCGCGCCGCCGCTGGCGGGCCTGCCGCGCGTGTACGGCATTGCCTGGGCCTACGTGGCCCACACCGACAGCGTGCTCAACAAGACGCTGTTCACAGCCTTCCTCAACGCCTACCAGGACATCGACGAGCTCACGCTCGGCGAGCTGTGGGCGCTGCCCACCACCTTGCGCGTGGTGCTGCTCGAAAACCTGCGCCGCGTGGCCGAGAGCATTGCCGAGAACAAGGTGGCGCGCGAGATCGCGCATGCCGCATGGGACGCCGCGCCGCACCTTTCGGTGCAAGACCTCGACGTGCTCTACCGCGCGCTGCAAAGCCACGGCCTGCAGGACAACTACCTCACGCAGCTGTGGCAGCGCCTGCCCGTCGAGCATGGCGAAGACATGCCCGCGCTGGTGCGCTGGACCGAGCAGCACTGCCCCAACGGGCCGGCGCTGATCGGCGAAGCGCAGAACGCGCAGGCCGCCGCCAATCTCACGGTGGGCAACATCATCACCACGCTGCGCATGATCGGCCAGGTCGAGTGGAGCGACCTGATCGAGCCTGTGAGCCGTTCGCTGCGCGTGCTGCGCGAGCTGCCGAGCTTCGCCAACGAGAGCGAACTCACGCGCCAGCAGATCACGCATGCGATGGAGCAGGTGGCGCGCAGCAGCGAACAGCCCGAGCGCGCCGTCGCGCAAGCCGTGGTGCAACTGGCCGCCAGCGCGCCGGCCGACGACGCGGGCGCGGAGACCGACCGCGCAGACGGCACCGCCGGCTACTACCTCTTCGGCCAAGGCAGGCGCGCGCTGATCGCGGCGCTGCAATCGAACGGCCATGCGGGCCGTACCGGGCGAGTGCCCGACACGCGACAGGCACGCAGCCATCGCGGCTGGCGCTTGCCTGTCTACGTCGGCTCCGTGGCGCTGGGCACCGCGCTGCTGCTGTTCGCCGTGGTGCACAGCCTGCCGCACCGCGAAGACTGGACCACCGTGCTGGCGCTCGTCTTTCTCGCGTGGCCGCTGTCCGAAGCGCTGCTCGCGCTTGCGCAGCGCATCATGGCCGAGTCGGTGCGAGTGCAGGGCCTGCCGCGTCTGGATTTTGCGAACGGCATTCCCGAGCGGCACCGCGCGCTCGTCGTCATGCCCACGCTGCTGGGCTCGAACGCGAACAACGCACAGCTCGCACACCGGCTCGAACTGCACTGGCTCGCCAACCGCGAAACACATGCGCAGTTCGCGCTGCTCACCGACTGGGCAGACGCACCGCTGGCCTCGCTGCCTGAAGACGGCCCCCTGCTCGACGACGCCCTGCAACGCATCGCCGCGCTCAACACCAAATACCCCGTGGCACCCGGCGAGGCGCCGCGCTTCCTGCTGCTGCACCGCCCGCGCAGCTGGAGCGACACCGAGCAGCGCTGGATGGGCTGGGAGCGCAAGCGCGGCAAGCTGGAAATGCTGGTGCGCCTGCTCGCAGCCGGCGACGCCAGCGGCTTCCTGCCGCTCGCCCCGGGCCTGCGGCTCACCGCCGGCCGCACGCCGTATGTGCTGACGCTCGACAGCGACACCGGCCTGCCGCCCGGCGCCCTGCGCGACCTGGTGTCGATTGCCGCGCATCCGCTCAACGCACCCGAAATCGACGTGCAACGCCAGCGCGTGGTCGCCGGCTTCGGCATCCTGCAGCCGCGCATCGTCACGCCGTTTCCGCAGCGGCACGAGCGCTCCTTCTTCCATTGGGTGTTCGCCGGCCAGTGCGGGCTCGACCCCTACGGCAGCGGCGCCTCCGACATCTACCAGGACGTGTTCGGCAGCGGCTCCTTCACCGGCAAGGGCCTGCTGAACGTGCGTGCGCTGCACGCCACGCTCGATCGCCGCCTGCCCGACGGCGCAGTGCTCAGCCACGACCTGCTCGAAGGCACGGTCGCGCGCTGCGCGATGGTGAGCGACGTAGTACTTGTCGAGGACCATCCGCACCATGCCGGCGTTGCGGCGTCGCGTGTGCACCGCTGGGTGCGCGGCGACTGGCAGCTGCTGCCGCTGATGTGGCGTGCGCGCCGCTTCGGCATCGACGCGCTGGGCCTCTGGAAGATGAGCGACAACCTGCGCCGCTCGCTGGTGGTGCCGGCTTCTTTCGCGCTGCTGGTGCTGGTGATCTTCACGCAGGCCATGCCGCTGGGCTGGGCGCTGGCGGCCGTGGCGTCGGCGCTCACGCTGGGGCCACTGCTCGGTGCGCTGGCCGGGCTGGTGCCCACGCGCCGCGCCATCGAGCTGCGCCACTTCTTCGACGTGGGCGCGGTCGAGCTGCTGCGCGCCATGGCTGGCGCGGCCTGGCAGTTCGTGCAACTCGCGGCGCAGACGCGGCTGCTGCTCGACGCATGGTTCCGCGCGACGTGGCGCCTCGTGGTCAGCCGCCGGCACCTGCTCGAATGGACTACGGCCGCGCAGGCACAGGCGCAATCGAGCGGTCGCCTCGCGCCCTTCCTGCGCAATGCCGCCGCGAGCAGCGTGGTGTGCGTCGCACTCGCGGTGGCGGCGCTCTGGAGCGCCTACCCGGTGATAGGCGCGCTGCTGTTCGTGCTGTGGACGCTGGCGCCGGTCGCGGCCTGGTGGGGCAGCCGCACCGAGGCAAAAGCGCCAGACCCGCTCAACGCCGATCAGCGCACGTATCTCGAAAAGCTTGCGCACGACACCTGGCGCTTCTTCGAGCACGTGGTGGGCCCGGACGACAACCACCTGCCTCCCGACAACCTGCAGCTGGAGCCGCAGCCCACCGTTGCGCATCGCACCTCGCCGACCAACATCGGCATGTACCTGCTGGCCACCTGCTGCGCGCGCGAGTTCGGGTGGATCGACACCCCCGCCCTGCTCGCCCGCATCGCCGCCACGCTCGACAGCGTGGACCGCATGCAGAAGCACAACGGCCACCTGTTCAACTGGTACGACACGCAAACGCTGAAGCCGCTGCCGCCAGACTACGTATCGAGCGTGGACAGCGGCAACTTCGCGGGCCACCTCGTGGCCGTGGCGCAGGCCTGCCGCACCTTCGCGTCCGAAGGCTGCCAGCCGCATGAAGCACCCGCGCTCGAAGCACTGGCCGTGCGCTGCGACGCGCTGCACGCCGGCATGGACTTCAGCGGCCTCTACGACCCCAAGCGCCACCTGTTCCACATCGGCCTGCGGGTCGAGGAGAACGTGCTCGACGCAAGCTACTACGACCTGCTGGCCTCCGAGTCGCGGCTGCTGAGCTTCCTGGCAATTGCCAAGGGCGACGTACCGCGCCGCCACTGGATGGCGCTGGGCCGGCCGTTCCTGCTGGTCGGCTTCCAGCCCAGCCTGAAGTCGTGGTCGGGCTCGATGTTCGAGTACGTGATGCCCGCGCTGGTGATGACCGAGCCCACCGACGGCCTGCTGCAAGTGGCCAACGCCGCCGCCATTGCCGAGCAGCAGGCCTTCGGGCGGGCGCAGAACCTGCCGTGGGGCGTTTCCGAATCGGCCTACTTCGCACAAGACCACTCGCTGGCCTACCAGTACTCGCCCTTCGGCGTGCCGCGCCTCGCGCTGCGGCGCACGCCGCCCACCGACCGCGTGGTGGCGCCCTATGCCAGCGCCATGGCCGCGCCGTTCGCGCCCGGGGCGGCGGTGATCAACCTTGAACTGCTCGAATCGCTCGGTGCGCGCGGCGAGTTCGGCTTTCACGACGCGGTCGACTTCACCGTCTCGCGCCAGCCCGAGGGGCAAGACTTCACCGTGGTGCGCAACTTCATGGCGCACCACCAGGGCATGTCGCTGGTGGCGCTGTGCAACCTGCTGTGCGCCGACGCGCCGCGCCGCTGGTTCGGCAGCGCCGCGCTGGTGCAGGCGCACGAGTCGCTGCTGCACGAGCGCACGCCGCGGCAGATCATCGGCAGCGCCGATCCGCGCACGCCGCCCGAGCCCAGCCAGGCCGAGCTGGCGCCGCTGTTCCAGCCCCGCCTGGTCGACCCGATGGCACCCGGCTTTCAGCCCACGCACCTGCTGTCGAACGGCCGCTACACCGTTGCCCTGCGCGCCAACGGCGCTGGCGTGAGCCGCTGGCATTCGTTCAACGTGACACGCTGGCGCGACGACCCGCTGCGCGACAGCTACGGCACCTTCTTCTTCGTGCGCGACGAGGGCACCCAGGAACTCACCTCACTCACCGCCCTGCCCGCGCCGGGAGACGGCTGGCGCTACCGCACCCGCTTCCTGGCCGACCACGTTCAGTTCGACGCGACCGGCCCCGGCTTGCAGGTGCGTACCACTGTGCTCATCAGCCCCGAGGACGACACCGAGCTGCGCAACATCACGCTGCACAACTCGGGCGAGGAACCGCGCACGCTCGAACTGGTCTCGTACTTCGAGCCGGTGCTGTCGAACCCCAAGGCCGACGAGGCGCATCCGGCCTTCGCCAACCTGTTCGTCGAGTCGCGCTGGGAGCCCGCGTGGCGCGCGCTGCTGATGTCGCGCAAGCCGCGCCTGCATGGCGACGCGGTGATGGCCGCCGCGCACTTCCTGGCCTCGGCGGACGCGCACGTGCTCTCGGTCGACTGCATGACCGACCGGCGCGCCTTCATCGGGCGCAACCGCACGCTGGCCAACCCCGCGCTCGACGCGCAGCCGCTCACGCCCAACGGCAAGCAGGTCAACGGGCTGGACCCCATCGCCTGCCTGCGCGTGCGGCTGTCGATTGCGCCCGGCACCACCGCGCGCCTGAGCTTTGCCACCGCAGCCGACAAGAACATCGATGCGCTGATGCCCGGCATCGACCGCTACATGCAGCCGATGCACGTGGAGCGCGCCACCCGCATGGCCGCCACGCTGGCGCAGGTGCGGCTGCGCGACCTGAGCATCGCGCCCGCGCAGAACCTGGCGCTGCAGGACCTGACGACCATCCTCACCTACACCACGCCACGCGTCATGCGCGACCGCGGGCTGATCGACCTGCGGCAGATCTGGCGCTTCGGCATCTCGGGCGACAAGCCCATCGTGCTGGTGCACATCCACTCGATGATCGGCATGGGGCTCATCAACACGCTGCTGCGCGCCCAGCCCTGGTGGGGCTTCGGCGGCGTGGCCTGCGACCTGGTGGTGCTCAACAGCGAGCCCAATTCGTACCTGATGCCGTTGCAGCGTGAAATAGAAAGCCTGCGCGCGCGCGTCGCGCAGCAGACGCAGAACAGCTTTCCGCGCAACGACACGGCCGGCTTCTACCTGCTGCGCGACCAGGACGTTGTGCCTTCGGAAAAGGCCGCGTTCTCCAGCCTGGCGCGCGCGGTCTTCACGGCCGACGGGCGCCCGCTCGAAGTGCAGGTGGCTGCGCTGCACGAGGCCCGCAACGACACGGCGGCGTCGACGGTCGCCGCCGCCGCGCTGCCAAGCGTGCCCCTGCTGCCCCGCCCCGCCCCGACGCCATCGGCCAACGCCCCGACCGGTGACTTCGACGCCGGCACCGGCGAGTTCTGCTTCGAGGTCGGCGCGGGCCGGCGCACGCCGCGGCCGTGGATCAACGTGATCGCCAATGCGGGCTTCGGCTTCCAGGTGTCCGAGTGGGGCACGGGCTTCACCTGGGCCGGCAACAGCCGCATGCACCAGGTGACGCCGTGGTCGAACGACCCGGTGCAGGACCCGGCCTTCGAGCACTACCTGCTGCAGGACCTTGCTTCGCGCGAGATGCTGCCGCTGACACCTGCTGGTGGCAACTCAGGCAGCGCACGCCACCGTGTGCGACACGGACAGGGCTACACGGTGTTCGAGCACAAGGCGAATGGTCTCGCGCTGGAAACCACCTTCTTCGCCGACCGCGACGAGGCCGTCAAGCTCGTGCATGTGCGCGTGCGAAACAGCGGCACCGGCACGCGCCGCCTGCGCGCACTGGCCATGGCCGAGTGGCAGCTTGGCGATGCGCGTGGCACGCGGCGCACCGTGCATTGCTGGAAGCCGGAAGACCAGCCGACCGTGTTCGGCCAGCAGCGCGAATCGGGCGCGGGCTTCGGCGGCAGCACTGCCTTCATGCTGCTGGCGGGGCTGCAAGGTGCCACGCAATGGACCTGCGACCGCAATGAATTCTTCGGCGATCGCGGCATGGTCGAAGTACCCGACACGCTCGCACGGCGCGCCGGCAGCGGGCTCGACGCCTGCGCGGCCATCGGCGGCGAGTTCGTGGTGGCGGCCGGCGATACCGCCAGCTTCACCTTCGTGCTGGGCCATGCGAACAGCGCAGACGCCGCACTCGAACTCTCTCGCCGCTGGCGCCAGCGCGACGTGCCCGAAGCATTGGTGCAAGTGCGCGGCTTCTGGGACGAGCTGCTCGGCCGCCTGCAGGTGCGCACGCCCGACCCGCTGTTCGACGCGCTGGTCAACCGCTGGCTGATTTATCAGACGCTGGCCTGCCGGCTGTGGTCGAAAGCGGGCTTCTACCAGGCGGGTGGCGCCTTCGGCTTTCGCGACCAGCTGCAGGACGCGATGGCCTTCGCACTCACCGACCCGGCGCGGCTGCGCGAGCAGATCCTGGTCAACGCGGCGCGGCAGTTTCCCGAAGGCGATGTGCAGCACTGGTGGCACATGCCCGGCGGTGCCGGCGTGCGCACGCATTTCTCGGACGACCTGCTGTGGCTGCCGTATGCGTCGGCGCACTATGTCGAGGTGACGGGCGACGCATCGTTGCTCGACGAGATGGCCGGCTTCATCGAAGGCCCCGCCATTCCCGACGGCGCCGAAGACGCCTACTACGCACCTCAGCGCAGCGGCCAGATGGCCAGTGTGTTCGAGCACAGCGCGCGCGCCATCGACCGCAGCCTGAAGACCGGCGTGCACGGCCTGCCGCTGATGGGCACCGGCGACTGGAACGACGGCATGAACCGCGTGGGCAACGAAGGCCGCGGCGAATCGGTGTGGCTCGCGTGGTTCCTGTGCAGCGTGGTCGCGCAGTTCGCGCCGCTGGCACAGGCACGCGGCGAACACGAACGCGTCGCGCGCTGGACGGCGGCGCGCACCGGCTGGATCGCCGCGTTGCACGATGCCGGCTGGGACGGCGCGTGGTTCCGCCGCGCCTTCTTCGACAACGGCGCGCCGCTGGGTTCGTCGTCCAACGACGAATGCCGCATCGACCTGATTGCGCAGGCGTGGTCGGTGCTGTCGGGTGCCTCGGATGCGGCGCACACGGGGCCGGCGATGGAGTCCGTCAAGAAACTGCTGCACGACGAACCGGCCGGACTGCTGCGCCTGCTGACGCCGCCGTTCGCGCGTTCGGGCAACAACCCGGGCTACATCCAGGCCTATCCGCCCGGTGTGCGCGAGAACGGCGGGCAGTACTCGCACGGCGCGGTGTGGGCGCTGATGGCGCAGGCGCTGCAGGGCGACCACGAGGCCGCATGGCGGAGCTTCGAGGGACTGAGCCCCGCACATCGCGCGCAACATCCCGAGCGCGGGCCGGCCTACGAACTGGAGCCCTACGTGATGGCGGGCGACGTCTACGGTGCCGCGCCCTACGTGGGCCGCGGCGGCTGGAGCTGGTACACCGGCTCGGCCGCGTGGCTGCATCGTGCGGCGGTCGAAACGCTGTTGGGCCTGAGCGTGAAAGGCCGCCAGCTCTCGCTGACGCCGCGCGTGCCCGCGCACTGGCCGGGCTTCGAGATCGCGCTGCGACTCGGCGCGCGCAAGCTCACGCTGCAATGGGGCGATGTGCAAGGTGCTGCCGCCTCCACGCATCAGCTGGCGGTGGGCGAATGGATCGACTGGCAGGCGCTGCCGGCCGATGCGGTGCTGCGGGTGGGATGA